CGATTATTCCAGTAGACGGGAAAATATCTGTTAAAGATGGAGCTAGAAATATCTATAAGGCGCTCATTCACTCACTTGGTGAGAATCAAAAGACTGAGCTTAGAAGATATGTTAATGACACATTCTTTGCTGATCTTAATGAAAAGAGAGAAAAAGAATTAGAAGAATTTCAAAACTTGAATAAGACGAAGCATGACGAAATTCTAGGTGTTGCAAAGAAAACTCCCGATGAAGCTGTTGAACAATTAAATGAGTCTTCTGCAGAACGTGACACAGATACTATGTCATTTTCACGAAAAATTAAGAAATAGTTAAACTGATTCTTATGTACCTTTAAGTAAAATTTTGCTATTTTGAGCTATGCAAAATTTATCAGATCAACTTGAAACCTATCACTCTAAACTTTCTAATCACCCTGTTTATAGAAAGATTAATACACCAAAAAATTTAGAAGTATTTATGGAGACCCATATCTTTGCGGTATGGGATTTTATGTCCTTACTTAAGTCTCTACAGCGTGAAATCACTTGTGTAGAGCTTCCTTGGTCTCCTTCAAAGTACTCTAAGTCACTGGTTAGAATGATCAATGAAATAGTTTTAGGTGAGGAGAGTGATCTAGACTTGGATGGGCAAGCATGTGATCACTTCACACTCTACCTTGACGCTATGAGAGAGCTTGGTGCCGATACAACTGTAATTGAGAACTTCTTGTCTAACTTAAAGTTAGACACCCTGGCACCACATATAAAGAAATTCGTTTCATTTAACTTAGAGTTAGCACTTGGTGATAGTCCTCACAAAACAGCTGCTGCCTTTTTCTACGGTAGAGAGAAGCTTATTCCTGATATGTTTACTGGGATTCGTTCTCACTTAAATAATTGTCCAAAGCTCTTATACTATATCGACAGACATATCGAATTAGATGGAGACGAGCACTCTGAGTTGGCCCAGAAGTGTTTAATTGAACTTTGTGAAGGTGATTCTGTGAAGATGAATGAGGCCTTAGAAGTTGGTTTAAAGTCTCTACAGCTTAGAAATGAATTGTGGGATGGTGTCTTAGAGCAAATAGAAAGTTTAGAATACCAAAAACGAGTATGATCGCTCTTTTCTTTTCTAGTTTTCTAGCAGCAACGATTATTCCTATCAGTTCAGAAGTTCATCTGGCCTACTTATCTAGCTCTAATGAAGATCCTATTTTACTCTTAGCAGTAGCAAGTGTTGGGAATTTTCTAGGGGGCCTCACTTGTTATTACTTAGGGCTTCTTGGAAAGTGGGATTGGCTTTCTAAGTATTTCAAAATAAAAATAAATACAATTGAGAAGTATAAAGCAAAGCTTGAGCGATTAAGAGGCTGGCCTGCACTATTTTGTTGGTTACCAATTATTGGTGATCCAATCGCTGTGAGCTATGGTTTCATGCGCTCTCCAGTAATTTCTTTTAGCTTATTTATGTTCTTGGGTAAATTTCTACGCTATCTGGTCATCATTTATTTCGTCTGAGTAATAAGCTCGGGCAATCTGTTCTTTTCTTACTTACAGCATAATCCTCTAGTTTGAAATTCTTCTATCGCTTAGAATTAATTATATTCATTCATTTTATTTCAGGAGGATTAGAGATGAGAAGGATTTCATGCCTATTTGTGGCCATGCTTTTTTCGACGCAAGTTTTTGCGGTTCAGACATTTGAAAAAAGATTTAAAGTAGTAAGAAACGAAGAAGGAAAGGTAGTTTCAATTAAAGAACCTACACTCTTTACGCAATTTTCAATTAAGCCTTATATTGAATTCATCAAAGAAAGCTTACAAACAGAGCAAGCTCTGATGAAGCAAAAAGGTGATTACGATGCAATGATCGAAGAGATGCTGGCTCCAGAGTTTATGGAAAAAGGTGACAAGTCTTCTCAAAATATTGGTTACGTTGTGAACTCAATGAGACAACTTGAAAGTTTAGATATCGACGGAATATTTAATTCACCAGAGTTTAAAGAGGTAATTGCTCAGTACGAAAAGAAGCTAGGTGATGCTATCTCTTATATCGATCCAACTATTATCGCTAAGCCTGATAATTCAAGATTCTTCTATAAAAGACATGTAACTTACCAAGCTGTAAAGTGGGCCCTAGATTTTGCTAAGAAGAGACTAAGTACTGTTCCTCTATTAAATACTGCAAGCTATGTTTTAGTTGAAGTAGAGAGAATGGTTTCGGAAAGAAGACTTTATCATCAAAATATGCTCTTACATTACCTAGAAATGTACCCTGAGTCAGAACTAGGACTAACTAAAGAAGAAGCGGATCAGGTCTTTTCTTCAATTTATGAAGCTCACATACCATGGTATGCAAAATGGGAATCTGATGCAGCCGCTGGTAACTGGTCTAAGTACGGAACAAATAAGTTCTATACTGGATTTAGAGGTGCTACGGCAAAACTTAGATCTAATAGATATAGATACTCTTCAATGGATAAGAGACTTAACTATGCTTTCCAAGAAGTTGTCGATAATGGTGAGAATCAAATTATTAACCTAATCGATAGCGAAGCAATGTTTAACTCTAAGCCTGCGGTAGCTTATATCGTAAATAGCCCTAATAAAATTGCTAGAAAGAGAATGGTACTTCAGTTAGCAGGTCTAGGAGTAAGTTTTATTCCTCTACCAAATTTCATAAAAGACTTAGCTTCAAAATATATGAAGTCATTCTATGAAAAACAAAAAATTACTGAAGGAGCGCTATTTGCTCACTTTGAGATTGCTGGAAATCAAGAGATGATGCAAGACCTTAAAGTTCAGTATATGAATCCATTTGATCAATCACTAATCCTTGAATAATATTAGAGGCCCTCAAATGAGGGCCTTTTCTTTTTTTCTTTCTTTAAATTCATATAGTTATCTACCTTATATGCCGGACTAAAGTTGTCAGACAATGGCGCCGATAAAGTAGCATGTATATCTTAAAGATTATCCTATTTGCTATTTCCCTTTTTATTACTTCTTGTAGTTCTGTTTCTAATCTACGGGTACCTGCTAATAATGCTCAGATTGCTGCAAACCTTTCCAGACAAGCATGGGAAAACCTCTCTATTGATAGAAAGAGCGAAGTAGAGATTGTAAAACTTAATGCAGCGAAGTTCTTACTTCATGCTAGTTATAAAAGTGATGATGAAAAAGTCGCTATCTTTAACACTGCTAGAGAGTACGTAAAGTCTGAGTCTACAAAATTAAGTGAAAATATCAAAACTGAGGCCCTTGGGGGAAGTTCTTTTTATGAGTTCTCGCATCCTCCAAGTTGGACGCTACAAAGTGAAGTAAATTATATGATCAAGCAAGTTGAGTCTCAGGAGAGATTTTTCTCAACTGAGGTTATGGATGCATCTCTGTATGCGTTTTCTCAAGTTAATTTAGATACTATAAACTTTGGTGGTGACTTTGGTGTACCTGTAGACGAAGAAGCAAGAGAGTTTTTAAAATCTTTGCAACACGCAAACTCAGATAGAGAAACAACTCTTCTTGTTATGAGTAAGTTTGAAGAAAAGTTAGATACCTATCTAAGAAAAATTCAAAATGTTGGAACCGAGCTCGCTGAGTCTGGACAATTGGCCTTTGATGACCCAGAAGCAAAGAAGTTTCTCACCAAGTTCTTAGATTACTATTATTCTAATGTAGGAATGGACACAATTAAAAATATCTTCAACGACACGATGATGTTTAAAAGAGAGCCAACACGTTTGGAAATGATTGGTGTTATGTTTATGAACTCAGGTCCTGGACTGGGGAAGACATTACAACAACTGGGAAAAGATCCCGCCATTGGAGGAGCACTCTCGGAAGTGATTGAGGTTCTAGAAGACGCAGGTAAGGAAGTTCCTCATTACCTAATTGAAGAGCTAGTTAAAAAAGATAAAGGTGGCTATGTCATTAAAGACATTTCAAAAAATGCCCTTGGTACTGGAACAATGGCCCAAGTTAATAAAGCGACAATGGTTAATGGTTCTAGAGAAAAAACCATCGCTCTTAGATTCTTAAAACCTGAGATTGAACAAAGTGCACAGAATGATATAAAAGTACTTAGAAGCTTTGTTGAAGAGATGGGTAGAACAGGAGAGTTAGACTCTGGATTTATGCCAACGGCCAGAAAATTAGTTGATAGTATTGGAGAGTTTTTGAACTCAGAGTTAGATATTCCTGAAGCAATTAAAAAGCAGCAATTAGCTAAGAAAGTCTACTCACGTTCTAATAAAGTAATGATTGATGGAACTAGTTATGACTTTAAAATAAATGTACCAGCTGTTTATCCTCCTAAGAGAGGAAAGAAGACGAAGTTGCATCTGCAAGAATTTGTAACCTTTGGTAAGAAGTATTCTGAAATTGAAGATCTTGGTAAGAAGAAGGCCGTTGCTAGAGGAATCATTTCAGCATGGTTTGAAGAAGCATTGCTAG
Above is a genomic segment from Halobacteriovorax sp. HLS containing:
- a CDS encoding DUF3050 domain-containing protein, which gives rise to MQNLSDQLETYHSKLSNHPVYRKINTPKNLEVFMETHIFAVWDFMSLLKSLQREITCVELPWSPSKYSKSLVRMINEIVLGEESDLDLDGQACDHFTLYLDAMRELGADTTVIENFLSNLKLDTLAPHIKKFVSFNLELALGDSPHKTAAAFFYGREKLIPDMFTGIRSHLNNCPKLLYYIDRHIELDGDEHSELAQKCLIELCEGDSVKMNEALEVGLKSLQLRNELWDGVLEQIESLEYQKRV
- a CDS encoding YqaA family protein, which produces MGWCLRANRKFRIPKTSMIALFFSSFLAATIIPISSEVHLAYLSSSNEDPILLLAVASVGNFLGGLTCYYLGLLGKWDWLSKYFKIKINTIEKYKAKLERLRGWPALFCWLPIIGDPIAVSYGFMRSPVISFSLFMFLGKFLRYLVIIYFV
- a CDS encoding AarF/UbiB family protein, giving the protein MYILKIILFAISLFITSCSSVSNLRVPANNAQIAANLSRQAWENLSIDRKSEVEIVKLNAAKFLLHASYKSDDEKVAIFNTAREYVKSESTKLSENIKTEALGGSSFYEFSHPPSWTLQSEVNYMIKQVESQERFFSTEVMDASLYAFSQVNLDTINFGGDFGVPVDEEAREFLKSLQHANSDRETTLLVMSKFEEKLDTYLRKIQNVGTELAESGQLAFDDPEAKKFLTKFLDYYYSNVGMDTIKNIFNDTMMFKREPTRLEMIGVMFMNSGPGLGKTLQQLGKDPAIGGALSEVIEVLEDAGKEVPHYLIEELVKKDKGGYVIKDISKNALGTGTMAQVNKATMVNGSREKTIALRFLKPEIEQSAQNDIKVLRSFVEEMGRTGELDSGFMPTARKLVDSIGEFLNSELDIPEAIKKQQLAKKVYSRSNKVMIDGTSYDFKINVPAVYPPKRGKKTKLHLQEFVTFGKKYSEIEDLGKKKAVARGIISAWFEEALLDSGFIHSDLHQGNFTVHLKRGNKVEVTLFDFGMSETLDLNTRRSFVFIGAGAELKNPKLIARGLLAIDGNENIRAKHKALTQVIKARIDDFEEPSEWILWALKEGHLVSDKLGTLARGGTMVEQLADLTGDAEFADNVIEDLMINKVKSEYFRSGYSFPLTRKEVLSIASNYASFSCRNGIRSFFD